CTATCCGCGCGAAGAACGCAGCGCACGCGACCTGGCACGCAAGCGCATGCAACTGGTGCGCTATCGCACAGCGCAGATCCTTTCGATCGAGGGCATCCTGATGCGGCAGACGGGGAGCACGATAAATGGCGAGGCAGTCAAACGGCTGACGGCCGGCCAGGTCGATGAATTCGCATTTACGCCCGATGTCGCGCTGGCCGTGGAGGCCAACCGCGCGGTCAGCCAGGCGCTGGGGCAGCAGATTGAAGCGCTCGAGAAGCGACTGAGGGAACGCGTGATTCTGCGTGCCGAGTACCACCTGCTCAGGACGGTGCCGGGCATCGGCGACACACTCGCGACCACCATCATGCTCGAGACCGGATCGATCAGCCGCTTTGCCCAGGTCGGCAACTTCAGTTCCTACTGTCGCTGCGTTGACAGCCTGAGGGAGAGTAACGGCAGGAAGAAGGGTGAAGGCAATACCAGGAACGGCAACAAGTATCTCGCGTGGGCGTTTGTCGAGGCAGCGAACTTCGCCATGCGTTACTGCCCGCAAGCCAGAAGCTTTTACGATCGCAAGAAGAGCAGGACGAACCGCGTCCTGGCAATCAAGGCTCTGGCACACAAGCTTGCGCGGGCGTGCTACCACATGCTGCGAGACCAGAAGCCCTTCGATGTGCACCTGTGTTTCGGGTAACGGTTTGGCCAGGGGCGATGAGCCAGAACAAGGGACTGGTGTGAAGCCACCCGAATGATTTGGACGCCGCCCTTGCGCCATCTGAATGGATGCAGAACGCTGAATCGCCCAGACCGTGAGCCATCAAAGGACTGGCGTCGTCACGGCGATAGCCACAGGGAATGCAAGCAGCCCCCTTGGACACGGCCTGGTACCAAAGTTTCTCTGGGGCGGCAACTGCCGCCAGGGCAGTCGCGGAGCATTGCGACAGGCTTGATCCCGACGGGTGTCTGGTGCGATTCGGTTCGCAACCAACGAGTGAGAAAACGGACGCGGTTAGTGTTTGCACGATTGAAGGTGGCGCGCTGTTGTCGCTGTGAATTGACGCAACTGTTTGCGACGCACTTTTTTTTGTTCTTGACTCCGGCCGGCTAATGGGCGTCCCCTTGTGGCCGACTGCCGCCCGTCGTGTGCGGTATCCGAAAAGTGCCACATAGCGCTGATATTCAGTGCCATAT
The DNA window shown above is from Paraburkholderia sp. BL10I2N1 and carries:
- a CDS encoding IS110 family transposase, whose amino-acid sequence is MNYCGIDLHSNNCVVIVSDENDRIVYQKRLPNELAQITAALEPYRRELAGVVVESTYNWYWLVDGLMDTDYRVHLAHPAAIRKYDGLKHSGDFADAAYLAQLLRLGLLPEGYVYPREERSARDLARKRMQLVRYRTAQILSIEGILMRQTGSTINGEAVKRLTAGQVDEFAFTPDVALAVEANRAVSQALGQQIEALEKRLRERVILRAEYHLLRTVPGIGDTLATTIMLETGSISRFAQVGNFSSYCRCVDSLRESNGRKKGEGNTRNGNKYLAWAFVEAANFAMRYCPQARSFYDRKKSRTNRVLAIKALAHKLARACYHMLRDQKPFDVHLCFG